From a single Nicotiana tabacum cultivar K326 chromosome 8, ASM71507v2, whole genome shotgun sequence genomic region:
- the LOC142163205 gene encoding zinc finger BED domain-containing protein RICESLEEPER 1-like produces the protein MASSMCKEFEKYWGEPTKMNKMIFIACVLDPRYKFTTVSFVLKKMFGDKGTIIEKEVHTYMSSLFNEYVSKFVSKDIGGKVSTSLPSSSFSTMETSIPGLGEHLDEIRKHKAASGGVDSKTELEKYLAEDPENERPDFDILAWWKVNSPRFPILAKIARDVLAIPI, from the coding sequence ATGGCATCAAGTATGTGCAAAGAATTTGAGAAGTATTGGGGTGAACCAacaaaaatgaacaaaatgaTTTTCATTGCTTGTGTTTTGGATCCTCGCTACAAGTTTACTACTGTTAGTTTTGTACTTAAGAAGATGTTTGGAGATAAAGGGACAATTATTGAAAAAGAGGTTCATACTTATATGAGTTCATTGTTTAATGAGTATGTCTCTAAGTTTGTTTCAAAAGATATTGGCGGTAAAGTTTCTACCTCTTTGCCAAGCTCTTCATTCAGCACAATGGAAACTTCAATTCCTGGATTAGGTGAACATTTAGATGAAATAAGGAAACATAAAGCTGCAAGTGGAGGTGTAGATTCTAAAACAGAATTGGAAAAGTATCTTGCAGAAGATCCTGAAAATGAAAGACCGGACTTTGATATCTTGGCTTGGTGGAAGGTGAACTCACCTAGATTTCCTATTCTTGCTAAGATAGCTCGAGATGTGCTTGCTATTCCTATTTAA